The following coding sequences lie in one Phalacrocorax carbo chromosome 3, bPhaCar2.1, whole genome shotgun sequence genomic window:
- the PAQR8 gene encoding membrane progestin receptor beta: protein MTAILERISTLSLSRQHLSRLPRLLEDGFPQMPCTVKECEVPQLFREPYIHTGYRPTGQDWRYYFLSLFQKHNEVVNVWTHLLAALAVLLRFKTFVEAEQLPVDAWSLPLLIFVLSSVTYLTCSLLAHLLQSKSELYHYTFYFVDYVGVSIYQYGSALAHFYYSSDQAWYDKFWLFFLPAAAFCGWLSCAGCCYAKYRYRRPYPIMRKMCQVIPAGLAFILDISPVAHRVVVCHLGGCEEDAAWYHTYQILFFLISAYFFSCPVPEKYFPGSCDIIGHAHQIFHTFLAICTLSQLEAILLDYKNRQEIFLKRHGPLSMYLSCISFFGLVACSAITAYILRCRIKASLAKKDS from the coding sequence ATGACAGCCATCCTGGAGCGGATCAGCACGCTGTCCCTCAGCAGGCAGCATCTCAGCCGtctccccaggctgctggagGATGGCTTCCCCCAGATGCCTTGCACCGTCAAAGAGTGTGAGGTGCCGCAGCTCTTCCGTGAGCCGTATATCCATACCGGGTACCGTCCCACCGGCCAGGACTGGCGGTACTACTTCCTTAGCCTCTTCCAGAAGCACAACGAGGTGGTCAACGTGTGGACTCACCTCCTGGCAgcgctggctgtgctgctgagatTCAAGACGTTTGTGGAGGCTGAGCAGTTACCCGTGGACGCGTGGTCCTTGCCTTTGCTCATCTTTGTCCTCTCCTCTGTCACCTACCTGACCTGCAGCCTCTTGGCCCACCTCCTGCAGTCCAAATCGGAGCTGTACCACTACACTTTCTACTTCGTGGACTACGTCGGAGTCAGCATCTACCAGTATGGTAGCGCCCTGGCCCATTTCTACTACAGCTCCGACCAAGCCTGGTATGACAAGTTCTGGCTTTTCTTCCTGCCGGCAGCTGCTTTCTGTGGCTGGCTGTCTTGTGCCGGCTGCTGCTACGCGAAGTATCGGTACCGACGGCCTTACCCCATCAtgaggaagatgtgccaggtAATCCCAGCTGGGCTAGCATTCATCTTGGATATCAGTCCCGTCGCTCACCGGGTGGTTGTGTGTCACCTGGGGGGCTGCGAGGAAGATGCTGCTTGGTACCACACGTACCAGATACTGTTTTTCCTCATCAGCGCttatttcttctcctgcccGGTCCCTGAGAAGTACTTCCCAGGCTCCTGTGATATCATTGGCCATGCCCACCAGATCTTCCATACCTTCCTGGCCATCTGCACCCTGTCACAGCTGGAGGCCATTTTACTGGATTACAAGAACAGGCAGGAGATTTTCCTGAAGAGACATGGGCCTCTCTCCATGTATCTCTCCTGCATCTCCTTTTTTGGCCTTGTGGCTTGTAGCGCCATCACAGCTTACATCCTGCGATGCAGGATCAAGGCCAGCCTGGCTAAAAAGGACTCCTGA